A region from the Arachis ipaensis cultivar K30076 chromosome B01, Araip1.1, whole genome shotgun sequence genome encodes:
- the LOC107607970 gene encoding RNA-binding protein 39-like, which yields MDRNSRSSKGVGYIEFYDVMSVPMAIALSGQFLLGQPVMVKPSEAEKNLVQSTTSVATGPAGVIGPYSGVARRLYVGNLHFNMTETDLQMVFEAFGQVELVQLPLDESGNCKGFDFVQFACLEDARNAQSLNGQLEIGGRTIKVRTIVLSLDMSLMVLV from the exons ATGGACCGTAATTCAAGAAGCTCTAAGGGTGTTGG GTATATTGAGTTCTATGATGTCATGTCTGTCCCCATGGCAATAGCACTTTCTGGCCAATTTCTTCTTGGTCAACCAGTGATGGTGAAGCCATCAGAAGCAGAAAAAAATTTGGTTCAGTCCACAACATCTGTTGCTACTGGACCTGCTGGAGTTATAGGCCCATATTCAGGGGTAGCAAGAAGGCTATATGTAGGCAATCTGCATTTCAATATGACCGAAACTGATCTTCAGATG GTATTTGAAGCATTTGGTCAGGTTGAGCTTGTCCAGCTGCCTCTTGATGAAAGTGGGAACTGCAAAGGTTTTGACTTTGTGCAG TTTGCATGCCTTGAAGATGCGAGAAATGCACAGAGCTTGAATGGTCAATTGGAAATCGGTGGCAGGACAATCAAGGTACGTACTATTGTTTTGTCCTTAGATATGAGTTTAATGGTCCTTGTTTGA